In Spirochaeta thermophila DSM 6578, the DNA window CGGGGTTGCCCACCTTGAGGGTGAGGACCGAGATACGGCTGAGCGAGGGGAGGGCGAGGGGACGGCCCGCGGTGAGCACAAGGCGGGAAGGGAGGGGGAGGTCCGTGAGGAGGCGGGAGAGGTGAGGCACCTCCTCCTCCGGGGTATCCCCGAGGAAGGCGAGGGTGATGTGGAGGTTCTCGGGCTTGAGGGGCCGGAAGAGGGAGCGGGGAAGGGTGCGCTGATACCGGGAGAGGGCCTCCTTGAGCCGGGCGGGGAGGTCGAGAGAGAAAAAGAGGCGCAGGTCAGCCACGGCGTTCCTCCTTCCACCTGCGATACCAGTGGAGGGCCACCACCATGAGGGCATGCTGAAGCGGCGGGTCTCCCATGCTCCGCTCTACCTCTTCCACGGGGATAAGGACCGGATCGATGTGTTCGTGCTCGTCGAGCCGCTGGGCCCCCTCCAGGGTGAGGTCCGTGGCGAGAAAGGTGTAGGTCCAGTTGTCGAGGAATGCGGGGTTGGGGCGGATTCGTCCGAGGAGGACGAGCGTGCCCGCCCGATAGCCCGTCTCCTCGCGGAGCTCGCGGGCAGCCGCCTCTTCCGGCTGCTCGCCGCGGTCGATGACCCCGCCGGGGAACTCGAGGCACAGATCTCCTATGCCGTGACGGTACTGCCACACCATGAGAAAGCACTCCCTCCCCTGCGGGTCGCGCACGAGGGGCACGACGTTCACCCAGTCGGGCACCTCGAGGAGGTAGAAGTCCGCCTCCTGATCGTGAGGCCCCCTCCTCCTCGATTTCACGGCGGTGAAGACCGGGGTGGTGAACACGGGGGTTCGGCTGTGTTCCTTCCAGACGAGGTGGGGTCGTGTGTGTTCGCTCATGAAGGATCGTCCTCTCGCTCGTACAGGTGTTCTTCGCGGGGGTAGCGGTAGAGTCCGCCGTCGGGCCCCTGGAGATAGTACCATGTCTCGTCGGTCCGTACCACCGAGGAGCGGTGAAGGCGTACCTTGCCGCCGCCGTCGGGGAGGTCCACGGCGAGGACAGGGAGGGCGAGGCCGGAGAGCATGGAGGAGAGGCGGTCGTAGAGGTCGAAGGTGTGGGAGAGGGGGGTGCGGAAGTGCGAGGTACCTGCGGCGAGGTCGCCCTGGAGGAGGTAGTAGGGTTTCACCCCCCAACGGAGGAGCCCCCGGAAGAGGGCAGCAAGCGTCTCCTCGTGGTCGTTGACGCCTCGGAGGAGTACGGTCTGGTTCACGACCGGGAGGCCGCAGGTGAGGAGTGCCTCCACGGCGGCGTGGGCCTCTGGGGTGAGTTCGGCGGGGTGGTTGAAGTGGGTGACGACCCAGAGCGGCCGGGCGGCGGCGAGGATGCGGGCGAGCCGGGCGGTGATCCGCGTGGGGAGGACGACCGGGATGCGTGTGCCCAGACGGATGACGAGCCCGGGACGCAGGGCGCGGAGCCCGGAGAGGAGGGCGGCGAGTCGGGTGTCGGGGAGCATGAGGGGGTCTCCGCCCGAGAGGAGGACCTCCTCCACCTCGGGATGTTCCCGAAGGTAGGCGAGGATGGCCTGCTCCTGGCCGGGGGTGAGGGACGACTCCCCGGAGGCGGTGAAGTGCCGCCTGAAGCAGAAGCGACAGTAGGCGGCGCAGCGATCGGTGACGAGGATGAGGGCGCGGTCGGGGTAGCGGTGGACGAGCCGGGGGAGGGGGGAGTGGGCGGCATCGGCGAGGGGGTCGGCCGTCTCGTAGGGGAGGGTGCGGGCCTCGAGGGGCGAGGGGGTGATTTGGCGGGCGAGGGCGGGGTGGGTGTCGGCGAGCCTGCGGTAGTAGGGGGTGACGAGAAACGGCAGCGACATGAGGCCTCCTCTTTACGATTCTGCCATCACCGTACCGGGCTGGACAAGATACGGCCTTGTCACGGGAGGCCTTTTTCTCCACTATAGGGGTATATGCACAGCAGGGAGGTCTCATGAAGAGATCGGTCGTCCTGGCAGGCGGTATCCTCTTCTTCGCTTCGCTCCTTCCCGCACAGGAATCGGGCCTTGGTCTGGGGGTGATACTGGGAGAGCCCACAGGGCTGAGCGGGAAGCTCTGGGTCTCCGAGATCATGGCCTTCGACCTCGCGGCCTCGTGGTCGTTCGTGGGAGAGGGCTCCTTCTACCTCCATGGTGACTACCTCCTTCACGTACACCATCTCATCCCCATGGATGAGGAGTACGGTTCCTTCACCTTCCACTACGGCATAGGCCCCCGGGTGGAACTGAAAGACGATCCCAGAGTGGGCATCCGTTTCCCCTTCGGACTCTCCTACTACTTCGCCCGGATCCCGCTCGAGCTCTTCCTCGAGATGGCGCCGGTACTCGACATCCTTCCGGCCACCACCTTTGCCGCGAACGCGGGACTGGGGATCCGGTACTATTTCCCTCTCTCGCCGAGGAGCCCCTAGGAGGTCCCACCGAGAGGAAATATCAGTATCTTTGAATAAACGACACGACAGGAGGGAACATGGAGAAAAGACGCTTGGGAAACTCCGACATGGAGATCACCCGTATAGGGCTCGGTGCTTGGGCCATAGGAGGGAGTTGGAGGTGGGGATGGGGCCCCCAGGACGAGCGGGATTCCATCGCCACCATCCACAAGGCCCTGGACATGGGAATCAACTGGATCGACACCGCACCGGCCTACGGCCTCGGGGTCTCGGAGGAAGTGATAGGGAAGGCCCTCAAGGAACGCTCCGACAAGCCGTACATCTTCACCAAGTGCGGCATCATCTGGGACGAGGCGGGGAATGCACGGCAGTACATCTCCCGCAAGACCATCCTCAAGGAGATCGACGAGAGTCTGCAACGTCTCAAGGTGGATGTCATCGATCTGTACCAGATCCACTGGCCCACCCCCGACGACCGCATAGAAGAGGCGTGGGAGACCCTCGCGGAACTCAAGGAGAAGGGGAAGGTCCGCTACATAGGGGTCTCCAACTTCTCGGTCGCCCAGATGGAACGGGCGGCGAGAATCGCACCCATCACGAGCCTCCAACCCCCCTATTCACTTCTCAGGAGAGAGATAGAAAAGGAGATCCTCCCCTACTGCGCCGAACACGGCATCGGGGTGATCGTGTACTCGCCCATGGGTTCCGGGCTCCTCACCGGGAAGATGACCAGGGAGCGGATAGCCCGACTTCCGGATGACGACTGGAGGAGGAAGTCCGACGAGTTCAATGAGCCCAGACTCTCCCGCAACCTCGCACTCGTGGAGATCCTCAAGGAAATCGCGGAGAGACACGGGTGCACTCCAGGCGAGGTGGCCATCGCCTGGGTACTCAGGCACCCGGCTGTCACGGGGGCCATCGTAGGGATGCGCCGGCCCGATCAGGTGGACGGGGTCATCCATGCCCCCGAGGTGAGCCTCGACGAAGACGATATCTCCCGCCTCGAGAGATTCCTCACCGAGAACCCATGAGACCGGGCTCCATACAGGGAGGGCCGCAGAGCGGCCCTCTTCATTTGTTCTGTCGGGCGCTCTCCCTCAAGGCCTTCGCAAACTCGTTCCAGACCCGTTCCTGTTCTCTGGGCGAATAGGCCCTCTTCTCCTTGATCTGGGATCCCATCGGCCGCTGGCGGATCACCCTGGAGGTAGGCACGGCGCTCTTCCCTTTCCTCGCGGGAAGAGGGGGAGGAACGGTCGCCGAACGAGCCGAACGAATGGTGAGCTGGGACTTCTCCTGGGCGGGAGCAGCCAAGGAGACGATGCGGGGGGTGAACCCTTCGAAGCGCTCCTTGTAGGTGCGATACCGCCCGGTGATGTACCACCACAATTGCCTGAAGATCCCCATACGGCCGAAGGCCCTCTCGAAGAGAATCTCCATGTCGAGATCGAATATCCTCGACAGAGGGAGATAGCGCATGGTATTGGGGTAGAAGAAGCGCTCGAGCACCCGCTTGAGGCGCTGGACATCGCGGGCCCCCTCCTGATCCTTGAGGGTGTAGATGATCACCTCGGCGAGGAGTCGGGGGCGGGAAAGGAGCTCGGCGAGAAACGGATCGAGGTGGGAGACCCGCTCGCGTATGTCGTCTTCGAACTGCTGGGGCGAGAGGAAGGCGGTATGCCCCGCACGGTTGCCGGTTCTCAAGACCTCCTCCATGAGATCCACGTAGTCCTCGGCCAGACGCCGGGCCACGAAATCGAATCGTGCGAGGGCGTAGCCGTAGAACCGGTCCCGGTGGAGGTACTTCTTGGCGATGAAGATGAGGGGGGGGAGGTCCGCAGGGTCTTTTATGGTGGAATACTCCTCCAGGAACTCCCGTTTCACCTCCTCGAACCGTTCACCGTATTTCCTCTCAAGCACGGAGAAAAGGCGCGAAAGCGTCTCCCCGGAGATCGGCTCAGGGTACTGTTCCTTCACCTGCTCGCAGATAGCGGTGAAGTCATTCTTCTTTTCCTCTTCTTCCTGTTTCTTCCGTTTCGTCTCTTCAATCTGATTCTCGAGGGCTATCCGGAGCATCCGTGCCGCCAGGAACACCACTGGGGAGATGTAGACCCGCTTGTTTTCTCCCATCACCTCGTCGTACTCCACGAGGGAACGTACCACGTCGAACCACAGGAGCGGGGAACGGGAGGAGAGGCTACTCCGAACGGCTGCGAGCGAGGTGCCCTTGAAGCGAGCGAACTCCGCGAGCACGTTGGTGTTCTCCATGGTGAGCTGGACCATGGACCTGCAGTGGTTGAGGAGCACGGTGAAGCCATCGGGCACCAGATAGATGAGGGCCTTGCCATCGAGTGAGATGCTCACGGCATGGAGAGGGGGGATCTTCTCCTCGAGATACTCCTTGAGGAGTGCGTCGGGCTCGAGGGGGATGATCTCCTCCTCCGGTAGAACGAGCCCCTTCTCCTGGAAATAGGAGGCGGCGGGAAGGATGCTCTTCCTCTCGGCAGCCGCCTCGTAGATGGTGTTCCTGACGACATAGTAGCAGAAGCGGTGATCGTGCTGCTCGGTGAGCACGATGTACTTCTGGACAAGGCTATTCTCTTCCAGCGTGAACACGAAGAGGGCGTACCCATGGGCATACAACTTGCCCACCAGAGACTCCAGTTCGGGGCGCACGTGTTTCATCCGGCTGCTCTGGAGCTCCACGAACTGTCCGTAGTGGATCTCGGGTCGCCATCCCATGCAGAGGGAGTGAAAGAGCTCACGTTCCACCGGGCTGAAGGTCCCGAGCTGGGAGAGGAAGGCCTCTCGCTCGTGTTCTTTGAGCCTCACATACGCGGGCGGGTACACCGTGGAGACGGTCGGCGTCTTTCCCATTCACCACCTTCCTCACCGTGTATTCTATCCCATCCCCCGGCTCCAGGCAACCAGTTTCCATCTGTCAAGACTCGATAAAAATGTCACCCTTTTTAACTCAGTTAAAATGTCACCCCCTGGGTAGTATTCTCTTCATCCTGCCCGCTGTTTGGTGCGCCGTGCAGGAGTTACCCGCTCATACTTCAACTCCCTATTCTCATGGAACAGGGAGATCGTTTCATCCAGGTATTTTCGAACCAGGACCTTCTGTTTCGGCCGAGGAAGGAAGCCTTTGTCGTTCTTGATCTGCAGCACCTGCCTCTCATAGTAGATTGTGTAATCGTTTTGTACGACTCGATTCGCTTCAAAGCAAAAGATCTCTTTCAGCTTCGTTTCTTTGGTACATCGCACATGCACGTCCTGCGAGTCTTCCGCTTCTACCGCAAAGCGTTCGTTGAACTGAGGCAGGAACGTCTCCCACAAGTACCGGTTCGCCTCCTCGATCGTACAAATCCCCGCAAGACGCAGTTCCTTCACCAACCGATCCTGCAGAATCCCGTTCCGCCGTTCCACCCGCCCTTTCGCTTGCGGCGAATACGCACTCACGATCTGTACCCCCAGTTTGTCGCACGCCCGCTCGAATGCGGTTTTCGGCTCTTTGCCCGCCAACTGTTCCTCCAGCGTCGGTTCCCGCAGCGTCTTGTAGCCGTTTTTCAAGTCACAGTACAGACTCATCGGGATCCCATACTGCTCCACCCAGCCCCACAGCAGCTGCATCGCCGCAGCGCTCGTCTCCTGTTCACTGAACCGCGCATACGTGATCCCCGTCGCATCATCCACCATCACCATCAAGCAACAGGCACTGCGCCGTCCTTCAAACCAATCATGCGGGGACCCGTCAAACTGAACCAGCTCCCCAAAACAGGCCCGCCGTTTCCTCCGGCTTCGGTACGGCTTCCTCCTCTTCTTCCTCGCCCAGATTCCTTCCTCCAGCAGCCACCTGCGTAGCGTCTCGTGATCCACCTCAAGACCTTCCTTCGCCAACTGCTCGCTCGCAAACGTCGGCCCAAAATCCCCGTACCTCTCCCGATACCTACTCACCACCCTCTGCCGAAACTCCTCCTCCTTCCGATTCCCCGACGGTTTGCCTCGGTTCCCATGCCGCAATCCCGCGATCCCCCCTTCCCGGAGCCTCTTCTCCCACCGCTGCACCTGCCGTTTGCTCACCCCTAAGATCTGCGCTACCTGCTCGTTCGTCAGACCTTGGCTTTCCATCTTCCCCAACACTTCCGCTCGTTTTAATTCCTTTAGACTCATCTCGATCATCCCCCCATTCTCTCAGGGGGTGACATTTTTATCGAGTCCTAGGGGTGACATTATTACTGAGTTTCAACAGGCAACCAGTTTCCATCCCCCTTTGCGTGAGGGGACCTTCTCGTTATACTTCCCCGTATGGCACTCAACTGTGGTATCGTGGGACTCCCCAATGTGGGCAAGTCGACCATCTTTTCGGCCCTCACCGCCGCGCCGGCCGAAGCCGCGAACTACCCCTTCTGTACCATCGATCCCAATGTGGGGATCGTGGAAGTGCCCGATCCCCGGCTCCACAGGATCGCGGAGATCATACACCCCCGCAAGGTGGTACCCGCCGCCATGGAGTTCGTCGACATCGCAGGTCTCGTGAGGGGGGCATCGAAGGGAGAGGGTCTCGGCAACCAGTTCCTGGCCCACATCCGACAGGTGGGGATCATCGCCCACGTGGTGCGGTGTTTCGAGGACCCCGACGTGGCCCACGTGAGCGGCAAGGTGGATCCGGCCGAGGACATTGCCACGATCACCACGGAACTCTGCCTCGCCGATCTCGAGACCGTGGAAAAACGTCTCGCCCGCCTCGAGAAACAGCGGAAGTCGCACGACAGGATCCAGGCGAAACAGGCCGAAGAGACGATCCCCCTCCTCCAGAGGGTGGGCTCCCGGCTCTCCGAGGGCGTCCCGGTGAGAGCCCAGGGCATCGAGAAGGAGGAACTGGAGCGTCTCTCCGACCTCTTCCTCCTGACTGCCAAGAAGCAGATCTACGTCTGTAATGTGGACGAAGAGGGGATCCATACCGAGAACGACTACGTGAAGGCGGTGAGGGACATCGCGGAAAGCGAAGGGGCCGACGTGGTGGTCCTCTGCGGAAAGCTGGAGGCCGAGATCGCGATGCTGGAAGATCCGGAGGAGCGGCGGGCCTTCCTGGAAGACGCAGGGCTGTCGGAGCCGGCCCTCAACGTGCTCATCCGCGCGGCCTTCCACACCCTCGGGCTGCGTACCTTCTTCACCGCAGGGGAGAAAGAAGCGAGGGCCTGGCCCTTTCCGGAGGGCATCACCGCCCAGGAGGCGGCCGGACTCATCCACACCGACTTCATGAAAGGCTTCGTGCGCGCAGAGGTCTACCGGTGTGACGACCTCTTCGAGCTGGGTTCCGAGCAGAAGATCCGGGAAGCCGGCAGGCTGCGCCTCGAGGGCCGAGACTATATCGTACAGGATGGAGACGTCGTCTACTTCAGGGTCAACGTATAGTCCCTTCAGTAGTGGGAATCGGCGTACTCGACCCAACCACCCGCCTCGACCAGGGTCCGCTCGAACGGCCCGAGCTCAAACGGAACGGTCTTTTCCTTCTCCCCCCCTCTGATCGTCACCTCGCTCTTCGCGAGATCGATCGTGGCGAGGGCCTCGCCGGCGGAGAACTCCCTGAAGAGATCGTCGATGAGTTCAGGGGCGAGGGTGATGGCGAGGAGTCCGCAGTTGAACATGTTCTGACGGAAGATGCGGGCGAATCCGGCCGCGATCACCGTGGTGATCCCGTTCACTTCCAGGGCCCACACCGCATGCTCCCTCGAGGACCCGCACCCGAAGTTCTCCCTGGTGACGATCACCTTCACCTCCTCGAGATCCCGCTTCGGATCGAACCCCTCGAGTTTGAGATCCTCGAGGAGGTAAGGCGCGAGGGCTTCCTTGGAGATCTCGGTGAGATACCGTGCCGGGATGATCTCATCGGTGTTGATGTCGGACCTGTCCAGAAAGAGGACTTTTCCTCCAAAGC includes these proteins:
- the thpR gene encoding RNA 2',3'-cyclic phosphodiesterase, giving the protein MADLRLFFSLDLPARLKEALSRYQRTLPRSLFRPLKPENLHITLAFLGDTPEEEVPHLSRLLTDLPLPSRLVLTAGRPLALPSLSRISVLTLKVGNPGGGLEDLASSLREALLDTGHSFDPKPFKAHLTLAYLHRSLSPGEREEAREIILSLPPFRFGRFSPESITLMQSTLTPAGSIFTPLATRSFRGEP
- a CDS encoding NUDIX hydrolase; amino-acid sequence: MSEHTRPHLVWKEHSRTPVFTTPVFTAVKSRRRGPHDQEADFYLLEVPDWVNVVPLVRDPQGRECFLMVWQYRHGIGDLCLEFPGGVIDRGEQPEEAAARELREETGYRAGTLVLLGRIRPNPAFLDNWTYTFLATDLTLEGAQRLDEHEHIDPVLIPVEEVERSMGDPPLQHALMVVALHWYRRWKEERRG
- a CDS encoding KamA family radical SAM protein; amino-acid sequence: MSLPFLVTPYYRRLADTHPALARQITPSPLEARTLPYETADPLADAAHSPLPRLVHRYPDRALILVTDRCAAYCRFCFRRHFTASGESSLTPGQEQAILAYLREHPEVEEVLLSGGDPLMLPDTRLAALLSGLRALRPGLVIRLGTRIPVVLPTRITARLARILAAARPLWVVTHFNHPAELTPEAHAAVEALLTCGLPVVNQTVLLRGVNDHEETLAALFRGLLRWGVKPYYLLQGDLAAGTSHFRTPLSHTFDLYDRLSSMLSGLALPVLAVDLPDGGGKVRLHRSSVVRTDETWYYLQGPDGGLYRYPREEHLYEREDDPS
- a CDS encoding aldo/keto reductase, producing MEKRRLGNSDMEITRIGLGAWAIGGSWRWGWGPQDERDSIATIHKALDMGINWIDTAPAYGLGVSEEVIGKALKERSDKPYIFTKCGIIWDEAGNARQYISRKTILKEIDESLQRLKVDVIDLYQIHWPTPDDRIEEAWETLAELKEKGKVRYIGVSNFSVAQMERAARIAPITSLQPPYSLLRREIEKEILPYCAEHGIGVIVYSPMGSGLLTGKMTRERIARLPDDDWRRKSDEFNEPRLSRNLALVEILKEIAERHGCTPGEVAIAWVLRHPAVTGAIVGMRRPDQVDGVIHAPEVSLDEDDISRLERFLTENP
- a CDS encoding ISNCY family transposase, whose amino-acid sequence is MIEMSLKELKRAEVLGKMESQGLTNEQVAQILGVSKRQVQRWEKRLREGGIAGLRHGNRGKPSGNRKEEEFRQRVVSRYRERYGDFGPTFASEQLAKEGLEVDHETLRRWLLEEGIWARKKRRKPYRSRRKRRACFGELVQFDGSPHDWFEGRRSACCLMVMVDDATGITYARFSEQETSAAAMQLLWGWVEQYGIPMSLYCDLKNGYKTLREPTLEEQLAGKEPKTAFERACDKLGVQIVSAYSPQAKGRVERRNGILQDRLVKELRLAGICTIEEANRYLWETFLPQFNERFAVEAEDSQDVHVRCTKETKLKEIFCFEANRVVQNDYTIYYERQVLQIKNDKGFLPRPKQKVLVRKYLDETISLFHENRELKYERVTPARRTKQRAG
- the ychF gene encoding redox-regulated ATPase YchF; its protein translation is MALNCGIVGLPNVGKSTIFSALTAAPAEAANYPFCTIDPNVGIVEVPDPRLHRIAEIIHPRKVVPAAMEFVDIAGLVRGASKGEGLGNQFLAHIRQVGIIAHVVRCFEDPDVAHVSGKVDPAEDIATITTELCLADLETVEKRLARLEKQRKSHDRIQAKQAEETIPLLQRVGSRLSEGVPVRAQGIEKEELERLSDLFLLTAKKQIYVCNVDEEGIHTENDYVKAVRDIAESEGADVVVLCGKLEAEIAMLEDPEERRAFLEDAGLSEPALNVLIRAAFHTLGLRTFFTAGEKEARAWPFPEGITAQEAAGLIHTDFMKGFVRAEVYRCDDLFELGSEQKIREAGRLRLEGRDYIVQDGDVVYFRVNV
- a CDS encoding 3-isopropylmalate dehydratase small subunit; this encodes MAYGFGGKVLFLDRSDINTDEIIPARYLTEISKEALAPYLLEDLKLEGFDPKRDLEEVKVIVTRENFGCGSSREHAVWALEVNGITTVIAAGFARIFRQNMFNCGLLAITLAPELIDDLFREFSAGEALATIDLAKSEVTIRGGEKEKTVPFELGPFERTLVEAGGWVEYADSHY